In one Nicotiana sylvestris chromosome 8, ASM39365v2, whole genome shotgun sequence genomic region, the following are encoded:
- the LOC138874819 gene encoding uncharacterized protein — protein sequence MAIEQHVKELLIMGDSDMIFRQAQGECETRDVKLIPYRQHVEDLSRRFKSIEFRYIPRCHNELADTLATLDSMLPYQGNAHSDPLEIQIPERHDYCNTVKAELSVQPWYHDIKRFLKN from the coding sequence ATGGCAATCGAGCAACATGTCAAAGAATTGttgatcatgggagattcggatatGATTTtccgacaagctcaaggagaatgtgaaactcgagatgtcaagcttattccctacaggcaacatgtggaagatcttagtaGGAggttcaagtcaatagagttcaggtacattcctcgttgTCACAATGAGTTAGCCGATACACTCGCTACTTTGGACTCGATGCTGCCATACCAAGGCAATGCCCACAGTGACccgttggaaatccaaatcccGGAAAGGCACGACTACTGCAATACGGTTAAGGCAGAACTGAGTGttcaaccatggtatcatgatatcaagagatttcTGAAAAACTAA
- the LOC138874818 gene encoding uncharacterized protein, which yields MNALIWNIRPVNTQQAFERLTKMHRQNHYEFVGLMEPKKQAKKLGSYRNKIGLAQACSNVSNKIWAFIDEVFEVTVMYNMVEQLTLRLFHTESHVEFVLTLIYAKCDAIEMIELWDSLYEMARDMDAPWLVGGDFNVIWDEEEKFGGLPVSLNEIDDFRHCVNTCNIFDLGFKGSIFTWWNGRAEEDCIFKRLDRCLANVEFQQTFPGIEVQHLSKTGYDHSPMYLKCDIETPPIKSLLSS from the coding sequence ATGAATGCTCTCATTTGGAATATAAGGCCAGTCAACACACAACAGGCCTTTGAAAGGTTGACAAAAATGCACAGGCAAAATCACTATGAATTTGTAGGATTAATGGAGCCAAAGAAACAAGCAAAAAAACTGGGAAGTTATAGAAACAAGATAGGACTTGCACAGGCATGTTCAAATGTTTCCAACAAGATCTGGGCTTTCATAGATGAGGTATTTGAGGTGACTGTTATGTACAATATGGTGGAACAATTAACACTACGATTGTTTCATACTGAATCGCATGTGGAGTTTGTCCTAACATTGATATACGCTAAATGTGATGCAATTGAGATGATAGAGCTATGGGATTCATTATATGAAATGGCAAGGGATATGGATGCACCATGGCTTGTAGGAGGTGATTTCAATGTAATATGGGACGAAGAAGAGAAGTTTGGTGGGTTACCTGTGTCATtgaatgaaattgatgattttcgaCACTGCGTCAACACTTGCAATATCTTCGACCTTGGATTTAAAGGCagcatatttacatggtggaatgggagAGCAGAGGAAGACTGTATATTCAAAAGGCTAGACAGATGCTTGGCCAATGTTGAGTTCCAACAAACATTTCCAGGAATAGAGGTGCAACATTTGTCAAAGACTGGTTATGATCATAGTCCAATGTATCTGAAGTGTGATATTGAGACTCCACCAATAAAAAGCCTTTTAAGTTCTTGA